The window TTTACCGATTACCATACCAGGCTTTGCAGTGTGGATAGTAATATTTAAACGGTTAGCAGCACGTTCAATTTCAACTTTAGAAACTGAAGAATCTTTTAAACGCTTCGCGATATACTCACGAACTTTAATGTCTTCGTGTAATAGATCAGCATAGTCTTTACCTGCGTACCATCTTGACTCCCAATCACGGATGACACCGATACGCAAACCGACTGGATTTACTTTTTGACCCACTAATTATCCCTCCTTCTTTTCTGATAAAACGATTGTGATATGACTAGTACGCTTGTTAATTTGGCTAGCTCGGCCTTGTGCACGTGGACGGAAACGTTTCATTGTCGGTCCTTCGTCAACAAAAGCTTGTGCTACAACTAAATTATTAACGTCCATTTCATAATTATGCTCGGCGTTTGCCATAGCTGAATTTAATACCTTTTCTACGATCGGAGAAGCAGCCTTAGGAGTAAGTTTTAAAATGGCTACTGCTTCGCCAACTTGCTTTCCTCGAATTAAATCTACGACTAAACGAGCTTTACGAGGAGCAATACGAACTGTTCTTGCAACAGCTTTAGCTTGCATTGAAATGCCCTCCTCTCATTAACGTCTTGTTTTCTTATCGTCATTTCCATGGCCTTTGTATGCACGTGTTGGAGCGAATTCTCCAAGTTTGTGTCCAACCATGTCTTCAGTAATATATACAGGTACATGTTTACGACCATCATAAACAGCAATAGTATGCCCAATGAATTGTGGGAAGATCGTAGAACGGCGAGACCAAGTTTTTACAACCTGCTTACCATTTGATTCGTTAAGTTTCTCGATCTTTGTCATTAAGTGCCCATCAACAAAAGGTCCTTTTTTCAAGCTGCGACCCATATTTGAACCTCCCTTCGTGATTGCTCTACGGTCCTATCGTTGAACCGTAGGTCAACCCCGTTATTTTTTGCGACGACGAACAATGAATTTATCTGACTTGTTGTTTTTCTTACGAGTTTTGTAACCAAGGGTTGGTTTGCCCCATGGAGACATAGGTGATTTACGTCCGATTGGTGAACGTCCTTCACCACCACCGTGTGGGTGATCGTTAGGGTTCATAACAGATCCACGAACAGTCGGGCGCTTGCCTAACCAACGAGAACGACCTGCTTTACCGATGTTGATAAGTTCGTGTTGCTCATTACCAACTTGACCAACAGTAGCGCGACAAGTTGCAAGGATCATACGAACCTCTCCAGAATTCAAACGAACAAGAACGTATTTACCTTCTTTACCAAGTACTTGTGCAGATGTACCTGCAGAACGAACTAATTGTCCGCCTTTACCTGGCTTAAGTTCGATATTATGAATTACTGTACCAACTGGTATATTTGCAAGTGGAAGTGCGTTTCCTACTTTGATGTCAGCTTCAGGGCCAGACATAATCTCTAAACCTACTACAAGGTTTTTAGGAGCAAGGATATAACGCTTTTCTCCATCTACGTAATTAATTAATGCGATGTTCGCAGAACGGTTTGGATCATATTCAATTGTAGCAACGCGTCCTGGTATGCCATCTTTATCACGCTTAAAATCGATTACACGATATTGACGCTTATGGCCACCGCCTTGATGACGAACTGTTAACTTACCTTGGTTGTTACGGCCGCCTTTTCTTTTTAAAGGCTGTAATAATGACTTTTCTGGTTTGTCAGTAGTAATCTCAGCAAAATCAGAAGTTGTCATTCCGCGACGTCCGTTGGAGGTAGGTTTGTACTTTTTAATCGCCATTCTTATTCCCTCCTCGTCTTATTTATAATTTATGCTTCAAAGATTTCAATTTCTTTGCTGTCAGCAGTTAGCTTAACGATTGCCTTACGACGCTTGTTAGTGTAACCACCGAATTTACCCATACGCTTGAATTTACCTTTATAGTTCATGATGTTTACTTTTTCAACATTCACACCAAAGATTTCTTCAACCGCATCTTTAACTTGAGTTTTGTTTGCTTT of the Bacillus tuaregi genome contains:
- the rplV gene encoding 50S ribosomal protein L22, whose product is MQAKAVARTVRIAPRKARLVVDLIRGKQVGEAVAILKLTPKAASPIVEKVLNSAMANAEHNYEMDVNNLVVAQAFVDEGPTMKRFRPRAQGRASQINKRTSHITIVLSEKKEG
- the rpsS gene encoding 30S ribosomal protein S19; the encoded protein is MGRSLKKGPFVDGHLMTKIEKLNESNGKQVVKTWSRRSTIFPQFIGHTIAVYDGRKHVPVYITEDMVGHKLGEFAPTRAYKGHGNDDKKTRR
- the rplB gene encoding 50S ribosomal protein L2, producing MAIKKYKPTSNGRRGMTTSDFAEITTDKPEKSLLQPLKRKGGRNNQGKLTVRHQGGGHKRQYRVIDFKRDKDGIPGRVATIEYDPNRSANIALINYVDGEKRYILAPKNLVVGLEIMSGPEADIKVGNALPLANIPVGTVIHNIELKPGKGGQLVRSAGTSAQVLGKEGKYVLVRLNSGEVRMILATCRATVGQVGNEQHELINIGKAGRSRWLGKRPTVRGSVMNPNDHPHGGGEGRSPIGRKSPMSPWGKPTLGYKTRKKNNKSDKFIVRRRKK
- the rplW gene encoding 50S ribosomal protein L23, which produces MMDARDIIKRPVITERSTDLMADKKYTFEVDVKANKTQVKDAVEEIFGVNVEKVNIMNYKGKFKRMGKFGGYTNKRRKAIVKLTADSKEIEIFEA